In one window of Posidoniimonas corsicana DNA:
- a CDS encoding RDD family protein encodes MPDAANPYASPMSEDAPDGAEPEYMLGGRLAGRGQRLVAVILDGIVLNVVMLPLYYYFSFGYFQPPPENPEDINPFNPWSIYLAMGPVQLVLSFVAPLAAYLLVNGYLLHANGQTVGKKALGIKIVRKDGSKAEFSRLIFHRYLLLWIIGLIPFVGALFGLLDPLMIFRKTRYCLHDDIADTVVVEA; translated from the coding sequence ATGCCCGACGCCGCCAACCCGTACGCATCGCCGATGTCGGAGGACGCGCCCGACGGCGCTGAGCCGGAGTACATGCTCGGAGGCCGGCTAGCCGGGCGGGGGCAGCGGCTGGTCGCGGTAATCCTGGACGGCATCGTGCTGAACGTGGTGATGCTGCCGTTGTACTACTACTTCAGCTTTGGGTACTTTCAGCCACCGCCCGAAAACCCTGAGGACATCAACCCGTTCAACCCCTGGTCCATTTACCTGGCCATGGGGCCGGTGCAGCTGGTGCTGTCCTTTGTCGCACCGCTGGCCGCGTACCTTCTGGTGAACGGCTACCTGCTGCACGCCAACGGCCAGACGGTCGGAAAGAAGGCGCTGGGTATCAAGATCGTCCGCAAGGACGGCAGCAAGGCGGAGTTCTCCCGGCTGATCTTCCACCGCTACCTGCTGCTGTGGATCATCGGGCTCATCCCGTTTGTGGGCGCGCTGTTCGGCCTGCTCGACCCGCTGATGATCTTCCGCAAGACCCGCTACTGCCTGCACGACGATATTGCGGACACGGTTGTCGTCGAGGCGTAG
- the purH gene encoding bifunctional phosphoribosylaminoimidazolecarboxamide formyltransferase/IMP cyclohydrolase: protein MESPKVERALISVSDKTGLTQFAQALTRLGVELYSTGGSRKALEDTGVPVRDVTDYTGFPEMMDGRLKTLHPKVHGGILQRRDNESDVAAAGEHGILPFELVVVNLYPFRETIAKPGVTVDEAIEKIDIGGPTMVRAAAKNHAFVTIASNPGQYDRILAEVEATGVTTPELRRALAGEAFAHTAGYDTAIAGYFAKLDATEADEHTPAELSVTVTKKSSLRYGENPHQAAALYVEADAGPHSLVNAQQLNGKELSYNNLLDLDAALGVARSLPSPGVAVLKHNNPCGAATADSVGEATRRAWDGDPVSAFGSILGYNAPVDAAAAECLAEPGKFVEAIVAPDFTPEALEILTTKPKWRSNVRLLKVGEVKPGGGALQLRAIDGGYLAQAADDMPDDESQWKVVTEAQPTDAQLAELRFAWAACRHVKSNAIVLSRDNALVGVGAGQMSRVDSVEISIRKAGERVAGSVLASDAFFPFDDSIHTAAAAGVKAFIQPGGSRNDEQVIAACNQHGLPMVLTGVRHFRH, encoded by the coding sequence GTGGAATCGCCAAAAGTCGAGCGGGCGCTGATCAGCGTTAGCGACAAGACCGGACTCACCCAGTTTGCCCAGGCGCTCACCCGTCTGGGGGTCGAGCTCTACAGCACCGGTGGCTCACGCAAGGCGCTGGAGGACACGGGCGTCCCGGTCCGCGACGTGACCGACTACACCGGCTTCCCCGAGATGATGGACGGCCGCCTCAAGACGCTGCACCCCAAGGTGCACGGCGGCATCCTGCAGCGGCGCGACAACGAGTCGGACGTCGCCGCCGCGGGGGAGCACGGCATCCTGCCGTTCGAGCTAGTCGTAGTGAACCTGTACCCCTTCCGCGAGACGATTGCCAAGCCCGGTGTGACCGTCGACGAGGCGATTGAGAAGATCGACATCGGCGGCCCCACGATGGTCCGCGCCGCGGCCAAGAACCACGCGTTCGTTACGATCGCGTCGAACCCCGGTCAGTACGACCGGATCTTGGCCGAGGTCGAGGCGACCGGCGTCACCACGCCGGAACTCCGCCGCGCGCTGGCCGGCGAGGCGTTCGCCCACACCGCCGGGTACGACACCGCCATCGCCGGCTACTTTGCCAAGCTGGACGCCACGGAGGCCGACGAGCACACGCCCGCCGAGCTGAGCGTCACGGTCACCAAGAAGTCCTCGCTCCGCTACGGCGAGAACCCCCACCAGGCGGCCGCGCTGTACGTCGAGGCGGACGCCGGCCCGCACTCGCTGGTGAACGCCCAGCAGCTCAACGGCAAGGAGCTGTCTTACAACAACCTGCTGGACCTCGACGCCGCGCTCGGCGTCGCGCGCTCGTTGCCGTCGCCCGGCGTCGCGGTGCTGAAGCACAACAACCCCTGCGGCGCCGCAACCGCCGACAGCGTCGGCGAGGCGACCCGCCGCGCCTGGGACGGCGACCCGGTCAGCGCCTTCGGCTCGATCCTCGGCTACAACGCGCCGGTCGACGCCGCCGCGGCCGAGTGCCTGGCCGAGCCCGGCAAGTTCGTCGAGGCGATCGTCGCCCCTGACTTCACGCCCGAGGCCCTGGAGATCCTCACCACCAAGCCGAAGTGGCGGTCCAACGTGCGGCTGCTGAAGGTCGGCGAGGTGAAGCCGGGCGGCGGCGCGCTGCAGTTGCGGGCGATCGACGGCGGCTACCTGGCCCAGGCCGCCGACGACATGCCGGATGACGAGTCGCAGTGGAAGGTCGTCACTGAAGCCCAGCCGACCGACGCCCAACTAGCCGAGCTCCGCTTCGCGTGGGCCGCCTGTCGGCATGTCAAATCGAACGCGATCGTCTTAAGCCGCGACAACGCCCTCGTGGGCGTCGGCGCAGGCCAGATGAGCCGCGTCGACTCGGTCGAGATCTCGATCCGCAAAGCGGGCGAGAGGGTTGCCGGTTCGGTCCTCGCGAGCGACGCCTTCTTCCCGTTCGACGACTCGATCCACACCGCCGCCGCCGCCGGCGTGAAGGCGTTCATCCAGCCGGGCGGGTCCCGGAACGACGAGCAGGTCATCGCCGCCTGCAACCAGCACGGCCTGCCGATGGTGCTGACCGGCGTGCGGCACTTCCGCCACTAG
- a CDS encoding FHA domain-containing protein: protein MSRITLRVLDGSDRGTVYEGLPVPVTIGREEGNTVQLNDERISRFHIKIQDDQDKVVLTDLGSTNGTRVNGEETQLRILRYGDLIHVGRSVLLYGTREQIAGRLEELRANGAPIAEELDPDELARRAEDRPENESELLWTEEEDLRSTLHIPSPPDVPVGLSPGQAAQFSEILEYLHLRARTLIQAVTAPKDGEPVEMLYENWQDLLDIQSLLAEYLRKIGEPDAE, encoded by the coding sequence ATGTCCCGTATTACCCTGCGAGTTCTAGACGGCAGCGACCGGGGAACCGTCTACGAGGGCCTGCCCGTGCCGGTGACCATCGGCCGGGAGGAGGGCAACACGGTCCAGCTCAACGACGAGCGGATCAGCCGCTTCCACATCAAGATCCAGGACGACCAGGACAAGGTGGTCCTTACCGACCTGGGGAGCACCAACGGCACCCGCGTCAACGGCGAGGAGACCCAGCTCCGCATCCTCCGCTACGGCGACTTGATCCACGTTGGCCGCTCCGTGCTGCTGTATGGCACCCGCGAGCAGATCGCCGGCAGGCTGGAAGAGCTGCGGGCCAACGGCGCGCCGATCGCCGAGGAGCTCGACCCCGATGAGCTCGCCCGCCGCGCCGAGGACCGGCCCGAGAACGAGTCGGAATTGCTGTGGACCGAGGAGGAAGACCTCCGCAGCACGCTGCACATACCCTCACCACCGGACGTGCCGGTCGGGCTGAGCCCCGGCCAGGCAGCGCAGTTCTCCGAGATCCTCGAGTACCTACACCTGCGCGCCCGCACGCTGATCCAGGCGGTCACCGCCCCCAAGGACGGCGAGCCGGTCGAGATGCTGTACGAGAACTGGCAGGACCTGCTCGACATCCAGTCGCTCCTGGCCGAGTACCTCCGGAAGATCGGCGAGCCGGACGCGGAATGA
- a CDS encoding GlsB/YeaQ/YmgE family stress response membrane protein, which translates to MGLIWAIIVWTVFGLVAGALARLLVPGRQPMSTLSTIVLGVIGSFVGGFIGFLFTGGEMVRASGFIMSVIGAVIALSVYLYSNRRKTAV; encoded by the coding sequence ATGGGACTTATTTGGGCGATTATCGTTTGGACCGTGTTCGGCCTGGTTGCCGGCGCGCTCGCGCGGCTGCTGGTTCCCGGCCGTCAGCCAATGAGCACGCTTTCAACAATAGTGCTGGGCGTGATCGGCTCGTTTGTAGGCGGGTTCATCGGCTTTCTGTTCACCGGCGGCGAGATGGTCCGCGCGTCGGGCTTCATCATGTCGGTGATCGGAGCGGTGATCGCTCTGTCGGTCTACCTGTACAGCAACCGACGCAAGACCGCGGTGTAA
- the dnaE gene encoding DNA polymerase III subunit alpha, which yields MDAKPFVHLHCHSHYSLLDGASPIKKLVGRAKELGMNGLALTDHGNLYGALEFYRACKDEDINPIVGYEAYIAPGSRRDKGGASSSKDAAYHLTLLAQNRTGFKNLVKLASKAYLEGFYHKPRIDKEILKEYSEGIICLSGCVSGELSRTLLSGSTAGEALKQGEKIAHWFQSTFGDRYFLEIQNNGVEIQRAAMELTVELAQQMGMPLVATSDAHYVNQEDAEAQDVLLCINTGRFRTDTNRMKMEGDQFYLRGPEDMYAALPGHEDALARSQEIADSVDLDLELGKRFFPTFTTPGNTEPDIKESEVYLRELVIAGLKERYEDQPHRWQGNDPSTGELSDEVMARIDRELHVINTLGFPDYFLIVWDFVRFAVASNIPCTARGSGVGSIVCFALKMSHVCPLEYDLLFERFLDISRLEAPDIDIDFCKDRRVEVIQYVKEKYGEANVAQIGTFGTLAARAAIKDVGRTMSMPIFRVDQITAMIPDQLGISLDKALEQSDELKAAYEGDPEVRELLDLARKIEGLARNVGTHAAAVVIAKEPVSEYVPLQHVKGKTEVITQWSMNDVEAAGLLKMDFLGLRNLTILARSIDLIEESTGERIDPYKFPLDDKPSYALLCRGETKGIFQLESGGIRDLLQRMRPDNFRDIIATAALYRPGPLEGGMVDQYIEVKHGRRAAEYPHPVMEEVLAETHGVMVYQEQVMRILNLLGGIELSNAYKCIKAISKKKLPIIAKFQEEFIKGAQEKGLDKKKAEELFGMIEKFAGYGFNKSHSTAYALIAYMTAYLKAHYPVQFMAALLSGDIPGRNFKSKDSLVEHLEDCTRMNIEVVPPDVNRSFVDFAVREGKILFGLSAIKACGGGAADAVVAEREKNGPFADLFDFCERVDPQACNRATVETLVKAGAFDSFGADRARLMAGVERAMQSGASAQADRKSGQKGLFDDAEDEAADDASADLPEAASWPEKEMLTYEKEVLGFYLSSHPLAEYEQILRTYATHTSKSVNNLEHRSEVVLGGMLAAIKMSHTKNPKPGMPSKYAMWDLEDLDGIVRCIMWPEQFAQFGDQVVGDAIVGIRAVVDRRPGAEEVNLIINELMPVEELETRFTSGVTITVDEDRHGLEGLKTLREIIRGYPGQMPLKLQLSLAGGDGMAILESGRRVTLEAELRRRVDEHLHPGAFRLVSAPPKPSAPPPNGRNGRDRRRD from the coding sequence ATGGATGCGAAGCCGTTTGTTCACCTGCACTGCCACAGCCACTACAGCCTGCTAGATGGCGCCAGCCCGATCAAGAAGCTAGTAGGCAGGGCCAAGGAGCTGGGCATGAACGGCCTGGCGCTGACCGACCACGGCAACCTGTACGGCGCGCTGGAGTTTTACCGCGCCTGCAAGGACGAGGACATCAACCCGATCGTCGGGTACGAGGCCTACATCGCACCGGGCAGCCGCCGGGACAAGGGCGGCGCATCCAGCAGCAAGGACGCCGCCTACCACCTGACCCTGCTCGCCCAGAACCGCACCGGCTTCAAGAACCTGGTTAAGCTGGCCAGCAAGGCGTACCTGGAGGGCTTCTACCACAAGCCCCGCATCGACAAGGAGATCCTCAAGGAGTACTCCGAGGGCATCATCTGCCTGTCGGGCTGCGTGAGCGGCGAGCTGAGCCGCACGCTGCTGTCTGGGTCGACCGCCGGCGAGGCGCTCAAGCAGGGCGAGAAGATCGCCCACTGGTTCCAAAGCACCTTCGGCGACCGCTACTTCCTGGAGATCCAGAACAACGGCGTTGAGATCCAGCGGGCCGCGATGGAGCTGACAGTGGAGCTGGCCCAGCAGATGGGCATGCCGCTGGTCGCCACCTCCGACGCCCACTACGTCAACCAGGAGGACGCCGAGGCTCAGGACGTGCTGCTGTGCATCAACACCGGCCGGTTCCGGACCGACACCAACCGGATGAAGATGGAGGGCGACCAGTTCTACCTCCGCGGGCCGGAGGACATGTACGCCGCCCTGCCCGGGCACGAGGACGCGCTGGCGCGCAGCCAGGAGATCGCCGACTCGGTGGACCTCGACCTGGAGCTCGGCAAGCGGTTCTTCCCCACGTTCACCACGCCCGGAAACACCGAGCCGGACATCAAGGAGAGCGAGGTCTACCTCCGCGAGCTGGTCATCGCCGGCCTGAAGGAACGGTACGAGGACCAGCCGCACCGCTGGCAGGGCAACGACCCCTCCACCGGCGAGCTGTCCGACGAGGTCATGGCCCGCATCGACCGCGAGCTGCACGTGATCAACACGCTCGGCTTCCCGGACTACTTCCTCATCGTGTGGGACTTTGTCCGGTTCGCGGTCGCGAGCAACATCCCCTGCACGGCGCGTGGTTCGGGCGTGGGGTCGATCGTCTGCTTCGCGTTGAAGATGAGCCACGTCTGCCCGCTGGAGTACGACCTGCTGTTCGAGCGGTTCCTAGACATCAGCCGCCTGGAAGCGCCGGATATCGACATCGACTTCTGCAAGGACCGCCGGGTCGAAGTGATCCAGTACGTCAAGGAGAAGTACGGCGAGGCCAACGTCGCGCAGATCGGCACGTTCGGCACGCTGGCCGCGCGGGCGGCGATTAAGGATGTCGGCCGCACGATGTCGATGCCGATCTTCCGCGTCGACCAGATCACCGCGATGATCCCCGACCAGCTCGGCATCAGCCTCGACAAGGCGCTGGAGCAGTCCGACGAGCTGAAGGCCGCCTACGAGGGCGACCCCGAGGTCCGCGAGCTACTAGACCTGGCCCGTAAGATTGAGGGCCTCGCGCGCAACGTGGGGACGCACGCGGCGGCGGTGGTGATCGCCAAGGAGCCGGTCAGCGAGTACGTGCCGCTGCAGCACGTCAAAGGCAAGACCGAGGTCATCACCCAGTGGTCGATGAACGACGTCGAGGCCGCCGGCCTGCTGAAGATGGACTTCCTGGGCCTGCGGAACCTGACCATCCTGGCCCGCAGCATCGACCTGATCGAGGAGTCGACCGGCGAGCGGATCGACCCCTACAAGTTCCCGCTGGACGACAAGCCTTCCTACGCGCTCTTGTGCCGCGGCGAGACCAAGGGCATCTTCCAGCTCGAGTCGGGCGGCATCCGCGACCTGCTGCAGCGGATGCGTCCGGACAACTTCCGCGACATCATCGCCACCGCCGCGCTGTACCGGCCGGGCCCGCTGGAGGGCGGCATGGTGGACCAGTACATCGAGGTCAAGCACGGCCGCCGCGCCGCCGAGTACCCCCACCCGGTGATGGAGGAGGTGCTCGCCGAGACGCACGGCGTCATGGTGTACCAAGAGCAGGTGATGCGGATCCTCAACCTGCTGGGCGGCATCGAGCTGTCCAACGCGTACAAGTGCATCAAGGCGATCAGCAAGAAGAAGCTGCCGATCATCGCCAAGTTCCAGGAAGAGTTCATCAAGGGCGCCCAGGAGAAAGGGCTCGACAAGAAGAAGGCCGAAGAGCTGTTCGGCATGATCGAGAAGTTTGCCGGATACGGCTTCAACAAGAGCCACTCCACCGCCTACGCGCTCATCGCGTACATGACCGCCTACCTCAAGGCGCACTACCCGGTGCAGTTCATGGCCGCGCTGCTCTCGGGCGACATCCCGGGCCGCAACTTCAAGAGCAAGGACTCGCTAGTCGAGCACCTGGAAGACTGCACCCGGATGAACATCGAGGTCGTGCCGCCGGACGTGAACCGGTCGTTCGTCGACTTCGCGGTCCGCGAGGGCAAGATCCTGTTCGGCCTGTCCGCCATCAAGGCGTGCGGCGGCGGCGCGGCCGACGCCGTGGTGGCCGAGCGGGAGAAGAACGGGCCCTTCGCCGACCTGTTCGACTTCTGTGAGAGGGTCGACCCCCAGGCGTGCAACCGCGCCACCGTCGAGACCCTCGTCAAGGCCGGCGCGTTCGACTCGTTCGGCGCCGACCGCGCCCGCCTGATGGCGGGGGTGGAGCGGGCAATGCAGTCGGGCGCCTCGGCCCAGGCCGACCGCAAGAGCGGCCAGAAGGGGCTGTTCGACGACGCCGAGGACGAGGCCGCCGACGATGCCAGCGCCGACCTGCCCGAGGCCGCTTCCTGGCCCGAGAAGGAGATGCTGACTTACGAGAAGGAGGTGCTCGGCTTCTACCTCTCCAGCCACCCGCTGGCGGAGTACGAGCAGATCCTCCGCACCTACGCCACCCACACCAGCAAGAGCGTCAACAACCTGGAGCACCGCAGCGAGGTGGTGCTGGGCGGCATGCTGGCCGCTATCAAGATGAGCCACACCAAAAACCCCAAGCCCGGCATGCCCAGCAAGTACGCCATGTGGGACCTGGAGGACCTGGATGGCATTGTGCGGTGCATCATGTGGCCGGAGCAGTTCGCCCAGTTCGGCGACCAGGTGGTGGGCGACGCGATCGTCGGCATCCGCGCCGTGGTCGACCGCCGGCCGGGCGCCGAGGAGGTCAACCTAATCATCAACGAGCTAATGCCGGTCGAAGAGCTCGAGACCCGCTTCACCAGCGGGGTCACGATCACGGTGGACGAGGACCGGCACGGGCTCGAGGGCCTCAAGACGCTCCGCGAGATCATCCGCGGCTACCCCGGTCAGATGCCGCTCAAGCTGCAGCTCTCGCTGGCCGGCGGCGACGGCATGGCGATCCTCGAGAGCGGCCGCCGCGTGACCCTCGAGGCGGAGCTCCGCCGCCGCGTCGACGAGCACCTGCACCCCGGCGCGTTCCGCCTGGTGAGCGCCCCGCCGAAGCCCTCCGCCCCGCCCCCGAACGGCCGCAACGGGCGTGACCGGCGGCGGGACTAG
- a CDS encoding tetratricopeptide repeat protein, giving the protein MIHRFYRNLPLASLLVVGLLTPAATAQLTQEEAIEQIRAAIEQGQQQLADKEFEAAVDTFSQAIQLSNGQLGAPYIGRAQARKELEEYGKAQEDLKNFQQYNQDRTPALLAQASNLSGEIYIELGALGDALADFEEAVEYDSSNPLYQFNLGKVYALGGAPDQGRKALTKWIEAGADDPEKNAEAYRLRAQTYAQLGKYEDADADIAAALAIDSDDHEIHALKGTIAAIQEKWDDAAASFKDALDKYEPEEDSDLPYIEGHLQRSAMLEEAAKATDDPEKQRELFQEKLDESQRLLDALPDRPDVAPAKASALFSRGVAERQLGDLAAAVRSFSDAIDINPAMAQAYFRRGICFFHMGEERMAIDDFDKAASIDFASPHAALWKGRTYAELEEYYEALKAYAQALSVSDRYTDAYVNRGLVYVKLGEYERAIADFNDAIRLQPTNAQHYYFRGVAYALQGDHKRAIKSLATAIDFDDTLAPAYLKLAEELDAIGRSDLASDYRARGNELSNHVSQ; this is encoded by the coding sequence ATGATTCACCGCTTCTACCGCAATCTCCCTCTCGCCTCGCTGCTGGTCGTCGGCCTGCTGACGCCGGCCGCTACCGCGCAGCTGACCCAGGAAGAGGCGATCGAACAGATCCGGGCCGCGATCGAGCAGGGCCAGCAGCAGCTTGCGGACAAGGAGTTCGAGGCGGCCGTCGACACGTTCTCACAGGCGATTCAGCTGAGCAACGGGCAGCTGGGCGCACCGTACATCGGCCGCGCCCAAGCCCGCAAGGAGCTTGAGGAGTACGGCAAGGCCCAAGAGGACCTGAAGAACTTCCAGCAGTACAACCAAGACCGCACCCCGGCGCTGCTGGCCCAGGCCAGCAACCTGAGCGGCGAGATCTACATCGAGCTGGGCGCCCTCGGCGACGCCCTGGCCGACTTTGAGGAGGCCGTCGAGTACGACTCGTCCAACCCCCTCTACCAGTTCAACCTCGGCAAGGTCTACGCCTTGGGCGGCGCGCCCGACCAGGGCCGCAAGGCGCTGACCAAGTGGATCGAAGCCGGCGCCGACGACCCCGAGAAGAACGCCGAGGCCTACCGCCTGCGGGCGCAGACCTACGCCCAGCTGGGCAAGTATGAGGACGCCGACGCCGACATCGCCGCCGCGCTGGCGATCGACTCCGACGACCACGAGATCCACGCGCTGAAGGGAACCATCGCGGCTATCCAGGAAAAGTGGGACGACGCAGCGGCATCGTTCAAGGACGCGCTCGACAAGTATGAGCCGGAAGAGGACTCGGACCTGCCGTACATCGAGGGCCACCTGCAGCGCTCGGCGATGCTGGAAGAGGCCGCCAAGGCGACCGACGACCCCGAGAAGCAGCGTGAACTGTTCCAGGAAAAGCTGGACGAGAGCCAGCGGCTGCTGGACGCCCTGCCCGACCGCCCCGATGTGGCGCCCGCAAAGGCCTCGGCCCTGTTCAGCCGCGGCGTCGCGGAGCGTCAACTGGGCGACTTGGCCGCCGCGGTCCGCTCGTTCTCCGACGCCATCGACATCAACCCCGCCATGGCCCAGGCGTACTTCCGCCGCGGCATCTGCTTCTTCCACATGGGCGAGGAGCGGATGGCCATCGACGACTTCGACAAGGCCGCCAGCATCGACTTCGCCAGCCCCCACGCCGCACTGTGGAAGGGCCGCACCTACGCCGAGCTCGAGGAGTACTACGAAGCCCTCAAGGCCTACGCCCAGGCCCTCTCGGTCAGCGACCGCTACACCGACGCCTACGTCAACCGCGGCCTGGTGTACGTGAAGCTTGGCGAGTACGAACGCGCCATCGCCGACTTCAACGACGCCATCCGCCTGCAGCCCACCAACGCCCAGCACTACTACTTCCGCGGCGTCGCCTACGCGTTGCAGGGCGACCACAAACGGGCGATCAAGTCGCTGGCCACCGCCATCGACTTTGACGACACCCTGGCGCCCGCCTACCTCAAGCTCGCCGAAGAGCTGGACGCCATCGGCCGCTCCGACCTGGCCAGCGACTACCGCGCCCGCGGCAACGAGCTGAGCAACCACGTGAGCCAGTAG
- the sdhB gene encoding succinate dehydrogenase iron-sulfur subunit yields MSNPATGAKSFIVKVQRQTAPGEPTRWERFRVPYEPNLNVISVLQKIAAMAKTSDGKDTTPVAWDCNCLEEVCGACTMVVNGRVRQACSALVDRLLEDSPGEIELRPMSKYPVVRDLVVDRGRVFNALKRVKAWVGVDDYYDRGPGPKESQDQQETRYPLSECMTCGCCMEACPQYTKVEVKKKGGETDEQFEARREAAYDTAFLGAAPISQAILFNEHGTGKMAADDRLEELMSPGGVQVCGNAQNCVAVCPKEIPLTRSIARAGRQVTVYSIKKFFGR; encoded by the coding sequence ATGAGCAACCCCGCAACCGGCGCTAAGTCCTTTATTGTGAAGGTCCAACGCCAGACAGCGCCCGGCGAGCCGACCCGCTGGGAGCGGTTCCGCGTGCCGTACGAGCCGAACCTGAACGTCATCAGCGTGCTGCAGAAGATCGCCGCGATGGCCAAAACGTCCGATGGCAAGGACACCACGCCGGTCGCATGGGACTGCAACTGCCTGGAGGAGGTGTGCGGCGCCTGCACCATGGTGGTCAACGGCCGGGTGCGGCAGGCCTGCTCCGCGCTGGTGGACCGGCTGCTGGAGGACTCGCCCGGCGAGATCGAGCTGCGGCCAATGAGCAAGTACCCCGTGGTCCGCGACCTGGTGGTGGACCGCGGCCGCGTGTTCAACGCGCTCAAGCGGGTCAAGGCGTGGGTCGGCGTCGACGACTACTACGACCGCGGCCCCGGCCCCAAGGAGTCGCAGGACCAGCAGGAGACGCGCTACCCGCTCTCCGAGTGCATGACCTGCGGCTGCTGCATGGAGGCCTGCCCCCAGTACACCAAGGTCGAGGTCAAGAAGAAGGGCGGCGAGACCGACGAGCAGTTCGAGGCCCGCCGCGAGGCCGCCTACGACACCGCGTTCCTCGGCGCGGCGCCCATCAGCCAGGCGATCCTGTTCAATGAGCACGGCACCGGCAAGATGGCCGCCGACGACCGCCTGGAAGAACTGATGAGCCCCGGCGGCGTGCAGGTGTGCGGCAACGCCCAGAACTGCGTGGCGGTCTGCCCGAAGGAGATCCCCCTCACCCGCAGCATCGCCCGCGCCGGCCGGCAGGTGACGGTCTACTCGATCAAGAAGTTCTTCGGGCGGTAA
- a CDS encoding S41 family peptidase, giving the protein MLNRVSDLLGRSLLAIVLAGVAASGVAAQAPPVVPADSSTSVATLISQGMELETQKRWGDALSFYEDALRDHPSDPKLRQRFLTARMHFSLERRYTDDSFVDAVHTLSSQQADGLYRELLSKMESHYVTSPQWDAAARKGLYGLQIALRDPEFLRKNAVRANKQQLEQLSGELRKLASGSIENSSQGAQRVEQQAARLASYRIGLNPVATALEFTAAAAETLDHYSSFLTPAQLKDVYSQIEGNFVGLGVELKPDNGALLIVRVIPNSPAERGGIHDGDRIVAVDGQPTAELSTDEAAGLLTGEEGSYVRVTVVSPREEGHLVARPVDGRLSSWMGEPAVTRELTVRREHVDVPSLEGVRIVDQQYGVAYVRVPVFQKSTSRDLDAALWDLHSKGMRSLIVDLRSNPGGLLTSSVEMADKFVAEGNIVSTRGRSEGESIDFRAHRAGTWRVPLVVLIDGDSASASEIFAAAIRDHRRGALVGERSFGKGSVQGIFSLGQGGAGIRLTTAKFFSPHQHPISKVGVDPDIVVRRATSLTGGASEEDEDPALQRAIEAAKRQVAMR; this is encoded by the coding sequence ATGCTGAATCGGGTCTCTGACTTGCTGGGGCGTAGCCTGCTTGCGATCGTGCTCGCCGGCGTCGCCGCGTCGGGCGTCGCCGCCCAGGCGCCGCCCGTGGTCCCTGCCGACAGCAGCACGTCGGTTGCGACGCTAATCTCCCAGGGCATGGAGCTCGAGACGCAGAAGCGGTGGGGCGACGCGCTGTCGTTCTACGAGGACGCGCTCCGCGACCACCCCTCCGACCCGAAGCTCCGCCAGCGGTTCCTTACCGCCCGGATGCACTTCAGCCTCGAGCGACGCTACACCGACGACAGCTTCGTCGACGCGGTCCACACGCTCAGCAGCCAGCAGGCCGACGGCCTGTACCGGGAGCTGCTCAGCAAGATGGAGTCGCACTACGTCACCTCCCCGCAGTGGGACGCCGCCGCCCGCAAGGGTCTGTACGGCCTGCAGATCGCCCTGCGAGACCCTGAGTTCCTCCGCAAGAACGCGGTCCGCGCCAACAAGCAGCAGCTGGAACAGCTCTCTGGCGAACTGCGGAAGCTGGCGTCCGGCTCGATCGAGAACAGCAGCCAGGGCGCCCAGCGGGTGGAGCAGCAAGCGGCCCGGCTGGCCTCGTACCGCATCGGACTGAACCCGGTTGCGACCGCGTTGGAGTTCACCGCGGCCGCCGCCGAGACCCTCGACCACTACTCCTCGTTCCTCACCCCCGCTCAGCTGAAGGACGTCTACTCGCAGATCGAGGGCAACTTTGTCGGGCTGGGCGTCGAGCTCAAACCGGACAACGGCGCCCTGCTGATCGTCCGCGTGATCCCGAACAGCCCGGCCGAACGGGGCGGCATCCACGACGGCGACCGCATCGTCGCGGTCGACGGGCAGCCCACCGCCGAGCTGAGCACCGACGAGGCCGCCGGCCTGCTGACGGGCGAGGAAGGCTCGTACGTCCGTGTGACGGTGGTCTCGCCCCGCGAGGAGGGCCACCTGGTCGCCCGCCCGGTCGACGGCCGCCTGTCGAGCTGGATGGGCGAGCCCGCCGTGACCCGCGAGCTGACCGTGCGTCGCGAGCACGTCGACGTGCCGAGCCTCGAGGGCGTGCGGATTGTGGACCAGCAGTACGGCGTGGCCTACGTCCGCGTGCCGGTCTTCCAGAAGTCGACCAGCCGCGACCTGGACGCCGCCCTGTGGGACCTGCACAGCAAGGGCATGCGGAGCCTGATCGTGGACCTCCGCAGCAACCCCGGCGGGCTGCTGACCTCCAGCGTCGAGATGGCGGATAAGTTTGTCGCCGAGGGCAACATCGTCTCGACCCGCGGCCGCAGCGAGGGCGAGAGCATCGACTTCCGGGCCCACCGGGCCGGCACCTGGCGTGTGCCGCTGGTGGTCCTGATCGACGGCGACAGCGCCAGCGCCAGCGAAATCTTTGCCGCGGCGATCCGGGACCACCGCCGCGGCGCCCTGGTCGGAGAGCGTTCCTTCGGCAAGGGGTCCGTGCAGGGGATCTTCTCCCTCGGGCAGGGCGGGGCGGGCATCCGCCTCACCACGGCTAAGTTTTTCTCGCCCCACCAGCATCCAATCAGCAAAGTCGGGGTTGATCCCGATATCGTCGTGCGACGAGCTACGAGCTTGACTGGTGGGGCTTCTGAGGAAGACGAGGACCCGGCCCTGCAGCGGGCCATCGAGGCCGCCAAACGCCAGGTTGCGATGCGGTAG